The following coding sequences lie in one Thermosulfuriphilus ammonigenes genomic window:
- a CDS encoding hydantoinase/oxoprolinase family protein, translated as MIEVAVDTGGTFTDFVLRKDNDLQTFKLPSTPKDPSQAIIEGLGCLLPGLDQPFKLFHGTTVATNAFLERKGARVVMITTSGFEDVIFIGRQARPKLYDFLVTRPSPVVARKRVIGVSERISADGSVLRGLSPHEKSRLKAFLARERAEAVAVCLLHSYVNPSHEREIGQWLEDLGIPVCLSSEVIPEFREYERFSTTLINAYLVPVVHRYLHRLAKRLPRSSIFVIQSNGGMLPLRVAGSQAVRTILSGPAAGVMGAWTLSQKLGLSRIITFDMGGTSTDVSLVDGLPSYTRDYQIEGFPVALPVIDIHTVGAGGGSIARVDRGGALRVGPQSAGADPGPVCYARGGEKITVTDANLLVGRLPSEHFLSGRMKLDYQAALKAMEPLSRALGLSPFETAQGVIRVVNINMARALRAVSLERGYDPRDFVLFCYGGAGALHAAELARELGIRKVIVPAMAGVLSALGMLASRPMFDYSRTVFLSKERLLYPEVAALVEDLARSALAEAQALGFISDDLILEPSVDLRYQGQSYEITVPFDEAFISCFEKTHERLYGYFLADHPLELTAVRCRVYVRGQEFSFPGWSPEGPALLGQVRIFIDNRWEAGKILSWRGLAPGDSGRGPVVIISDYTTCYVPPEVGFLVDDLGNLWLEIT; from the coding sequence GTGATTGAAGTGGCCGTAGATACCGGAGGCACCTTTACAGACTTTGTCCTCCGGAAAGATAATGATTTACAAACTTTCAAACTTCCCTCAACGCCCAAGGATCCCTCTCAGGCCATAATCGAGGGGCTGGGATGTCTTCTACCAGGCCTTGACCAACCATTTAAACTCTTCCATGGCACTACCGTGGCCACAAATGCCTTTTTAGAGCGCAAAGGGGCTCGGGTAGTCATGATTACCACTTCTGGTTTTGAAGACGTTATTTTTATCGGTCGTCAGGCCCGGCCCAAGCTCTATGATTTTTTGGTTACCAGGCCCTCCCCTGTAGTGGCTCGGAAGAGGGTCATCGGTGTTTCAGAAAGGATCTCTGCTGACGGCTCTGTACTGCGAGGGCTTTCACCCCATGAAAAAAGCAGACTCAAGGCCTTTTTGGCCCGGGAAAGGGCTGAAGCTGTAGCGGTCTGCCTGCTCCATTCATATGTCAACCCCAGCCACGAGAGGGAAATTGGCCAATGGTTAGAAGACCTAGGCATTCCTGTTTGTCTTTCTTCAGAAGTTATCCCTGAATTTCGAGAATATGAGCGTTTTTCTACCACCTTGATTAATGCCTATCTGGTCCCGGTGGTGCACCGTTACCTCCATCGTCTGGCTAAAAGATTGCCGCGAAGTAGCATCTTTGTGATCCAGTCAAACGGGGGAATGCTTCCCCTCAGAGTAGCGGGCTCCCAGGCTGTGAGAACTATCCTTTCTGGTCCTGCAGCTGGTGTTATGGGGGCCTGGACCTTGAGTCAGAAACTTGGTCTCTCCAGAATCATTACCTTTGACATGGGAGGGACCTCTACCGATGTCTCTCTGGTGGACGGTCTGCCATCCTATACCCGTGATTATCAAATAGAGGGCTTCCCAGTGGCCCTGCCCGTTATAGATATTCATACTGTAGGGGCTGGTGGTGGCTCCATCGCTCGGGTTGATCGTGGAGGGGCCTTGAGGGTGGGGCCTCAGAGTGCCGGGGCTGACCCTGGGCCCGTGTGTTACGCTCGTGGGGGGGAAAAAATCACCGTCACCGATGCCAATCTCCTTGTTGGCCGTCTTCCTTCAGAGCATTTCCTTTCAGGCCGGATGAAATTGGATTATCAAGCCGCCCTTAAGGCCATGGAGCCCCTGTCTCGGGCCCTGGGGCTTTCTCCCTTTGAGACAGCCCAGGGAGTGATCAGGGTGGTTAATATCAACATGGCCCGGGCCCTGAGGGCTGTGAGTCTTGAGCGAGGATACGACCCCCGGGACTTTGTCCTTTTCTGCTATGGAGGAGCCGGGGCTCTGCATGCGGCTGAATTGGCCCGGGAGCTGGGCATAAGGAAGGTGATCGTCCCGGCTATGGCCGGAGTGCTCTCGGCCCTGGGGATGCTGGCTAGCCGTCCCATGTTCGATTATTCCCGGACGGTCTTTTTGAGTAAGGAGAGGCTTCTTTATCCCGAGGTGGCGGCCCTGGTGGAGGATCTGGCTCGCTCTGCCCTGGCCGAGGCCCAGGCCCTTGGCTTTATTTCAGATGATCTTATTCTGGAGCCCTCGGTTGATCTTCGGTATCAGGGGCAATCCTATGAGATCACTGTTCCCTTTGATGAAGCCTTCATTTCTTGTTTTGAAAAGACCCATGAGAGACTCTATGGATATTTTCTCGCGGATCATCCCTTAGAGCTCACTGCTGTCCGATGTCGAGTCTATGTTAGGGGCCAAGAATTCTCTTTTCCCGGCTGGAGCCCCGAAGGGCCGGCACTCTTAGGACAGGTACGAATATTTATCGACAACAGGTGGGAGGCAGGCAAGATCCTCTCCTGGAGGGGGCTGGCCCCTGGAGACAGTGGCCGGGGGCCCGTAGTGATTATCTCTGACTATACCACCTGTTATGTACCCCCGGAGGTTGGCTTTCTGGTGGATGATCTTGGCAACCTTTGGCTGGAGATTACCTAG
- a CDS encoding YfcE family phosphodiesterase translates to MLVAIISDTHDHIWNLHQAIEEINARGAECLIHCGDLISPFMIKELSAFTGPKHLILGNNPGDVWLLSRVCNQSPEVYLHGWSATLEIDGLRLAVVHFPQMAKGLATTGEYDLVCCGHTHVYEVQQIGQTLVVNPGEILGKEGPPTFALFDTKTRHIEKVIL, encoded by the coding sequence ATGCTGGTTGCTATCATCAGTGATACTCATGATCACATCTGGAACCTTCATCAGGCCATTGAGGAGATAAACGCCCGAGGGGCGGAGTGTTTAATCCACTGTGGTGATTTGATCTCTCCTTTTATGATCAAGGAATTGTCAGCCTTCACTGGCCCCAAACATCTTATCTTAGGCAACAATCCCGGCGATGTTTGGCTACTGAGCCGAGTTTGTAACCAAAGCCCTGAAGTTTATCTTCATGGCTGGTCTGCCACTTTAGAGATAGATGGCTTAAGGCTCGCCGTGGTTCACTTTCCTCAGATGGCCAAGGGGCTGGCCACCACAGGAGAATATGATCTAGTCTGTTGTGGGCATACTCATGTCTATGAAGTCCAGCAAATAGGCCAGACTCTGGTGGTTAACCCCGGAGAGATCCTTGGTAAGGAGGGTCCTCCTACCTTTGCCCTCTTTGACACCAAGACGCGGCATATAGAAAAGGTTATCCTGTGA
- a CDS encoding bacteriohemerythrin, translating to MEKLVSWNDAFSVGVKCIDDQHKQLVKIINCVQRVKNIEKDRKKTITVLNCLIRYTDTHFITEEKLMKEYDYPEYKEHQEEHEKLLMDIFNIHSLYEKGDITSNCLMVFLKDWLVCHILDTDRRCGLFLKAKGVS from the coding sequence ATGGAAAAGCTAGTATCATGGAATGATGCGTTTAGCGTAGGAGTAAAGTGCATAGATGATCAACACAAACAACTAGTAAAAATAATAAATTGCGTTCAAAGAGTAAAAAATATAGAAAAAGACAGAAAGAAAACCATAACAGTCCTTAACTGTTTAATAAGATATACAGATACACACTTCATCACGGAAGAAAAGTTAATGAAAGAATATGACTACCCAGAATACAAAGAGCACCAAGAAGAACATGAAAAACTATTAATGGATATTTTTAACATCCACTCACTATATGAAAAAGGAGATATAACCTCAAATTGCCTCATGGTCTTCTTAAAAGACTGGCTGGTGTGCCACATACTGGATACAGACAGAAGGTGTGGCCTTTTTTTAAAAGCAAAGGGAGTTTCTTAA
- a CDS encoding methyl-accepting chemotaxis protein yields the protein MRIFETIKGRLTLIVLIMFLVGLVNFGVIFFVLQKNSQDAVAVNLAGRQRMLSQKMTKQFLEGDFAGVKETMALFEESLRALKGGDSKYNLSAIEDEKILAQISRLEQAWQEFKDHLNKAISGQGTQEDRNYILEHNLELLEEANKLTKLFEAKAVEGLSRLKLYQGIIFSFTLLILAVIWWSISVSVIRPVEKALSVVDKLAKGDFTVSFPHLGRDEIGQLLRGLQKMVASLRETLGEVKTSSEKVSASAEEVNRAGLEVATTAKSLAQEAEEVQKAEESVSNNIQAVSSAAQEMVSAITEISQNTSQAAQVANQALVKAQETNEVVSKLSVSSQEIGEVVKLITQIAEQTNLLALNATIEAARAGEAGKGFAVVANEVKELAKQTAKATDEISQKIQAIQTDAEASVQAIEEITGIVGQINDISNTIASAVEEQTATMGEISQSISLAAESTENIKGKINSMALAVEETAKKGEEGQALSQELASLAVRLKELASRFRC from the coding sequence GTGAGGATCTTTGAGACCATAAAAGGGCGGTTGACTTTGATTGTGCTGATCATGTTTCTGGTAGGTCTCGTTAACTTTGGGGTAATCTTTTTTGTCCTTCAGAAGAACAGTCAGGATGCCGTGGCCGTTAATCTGGCCGGACGTCAGCGGATGCTATCCCAGAAGATGACTAAACAGTTCCTGGAAGGTGATTTTGCCGGCGTAAAGGAGACCATGGCCCTTTTTGAGGAGAGCCTCAGGGCCCTTAAGGGAGGGGACTCAAAGTACAACCTTTCGGCCATTGAGGATGAAAAGATTCTGGCCCAGATCTCCAGGCTTGAGCAGGCCTGGCAGGAGTTTAAAGACCACCTAAACAAGGCCATCTCCGGTCAGGGAACGCAGGAAGACCGCAACTATATTCTGGAACACAACCTTGAGCTTCTTGAAGAGGCCAATAAACTGACCAAACTTTTTGAGGCCAAGGCCGTAGAAGGTCTCTCCCGGCTTAAGCTATACCAGGGGATAATCTTTAGTTTTACGCTGCTTATCCTGGCCGTTATCTGGTGGTCTATTTCTGTCTCGGTGATCAGGCCGGTAGAAAAGGCCCTTTCTGTGGTGGATAAGCTGGCAAAAGGGGATTTTACGGTGAGCTTTCCCCATCTGGGCCGAGACGAGATCGGCCAGCTCCTTAGAGGCCTCCAAAAAATGGTTGCCAGCTTAAGGGAGACCTTGGGAGAGGTCAAGACTTCCTCGGAGAAGGTTTCCGCTTCGGCCGAGGAGGTCAATCGGGCTGGCCTTGAAGTGGCCACCACGGCCAAAAGTCTGGCCCAGGAGGCCGAGGAGGTTCAGAAGGCCGAGGAGTCTGTAAGTAATAATATCCAGGCCGTCTCTAGTGCCGCTCAGGAGATGGTCTCAGCCATTACCGAAATCTCCCAAAATACATCCCAGGCAGCTCAGGTGGCCAATCAGGCCCTAGTAAAGGCCCAGGAGACCAATGAAGTGGTCTCCAAGCTTAGTGTGTCTTCTCAGGAGATAGGGGAGGTGGTCAAGCTCATCACCCAGATCGCCGAGCAGACCAACCTTCTGGCCCTGAACGCCACCATTGAGGCCGCCCGGGCCGGAGAGGCCGGCAAGGGCTTTGCGGTGGTGGCCAATGAGGTCAAGGAGCTGGCCAAACAGACGGCCAAGGCTACAGATGAAATCTCCCAGAAGATCCAGGCTATTCAGACCGATGCGGAGGCATCGGTCCAGGCCATTGAGGAGATTACGGGAATTGTTGGTCAGATAAACGATATTTCCAACACTATAGCCAGTGCCGTAGAGGAACAGACTGCGACCATGGGAGAGATAAGTCAATCCATATCTTTGGCGGCAGAAAGTACCGAAAATATTAAGGGTAAGATCAACTCTATGGCCCTGGCTGTAGAGGAGACGGCCAAAAAGGGTGAAGAAGGACAGGCCCTCTCCCAGGAGCTGGCTTCTTTGGCAGTAAGGCTTAAAGAGCTGGCCTCCAGATTCCGCTGTTAG
- a CDS encoding ABC transporter permease gives MTQITLGPLDLFWASTLVLLAGILSLILGLGLERRLLWAALRTVVQLSILGLVLKGIFAHESPWSVTFILIFMILMASREAVARSSRSYTGIFWNAAATMSFSAILVGGIVTQLIVGVKPWYHPQYVIPLMGMILGNSLNGVSLSLDRFLDYLVSHREEVELYLSYGATRGEALRRPWQMAVRTGLIPIVNAMSVAGVVSLPGMMTGQILAGADPLQAVAYQILVMFMLAAAYALGTTLVTFWAGRHLIDSEVRLCLEKLVKKR, from the coding sequence ATGACCCAGATTACTTTAGGGCCTTTGGATCTCTTTTGGGCTTCAACCTTGGTTCTTTTGGCCGGGATTCTTTCTCTAATCTTAGGCCTGGGACTTGAGAGGCGTCTTCTTTGGGCTGCCTTGAGGACGGTGGTTCAGCTCTCCATTTTGGGGTTGGTGCTAAAGGGGATCTTTGCCCACGAGAGTCCCTGGTCGGTGACCTTCATCCTCATCTTTATGATTCTTATGGCCAGTCGTGAGGCTGTGGCTCGTTCTTCGCGAAGTTATACCGGGATCTTCTGGAACGCCGCGGCGACCATGAGCTTTTCCGCCATTTTGGTCGGCGGAATAGTTACCCAGCTAATTGTGGGGGTCAAACCCTGGTATCATCCCCAATATGTCATCCCCCTTATGGGGATGATCCTGGGAAACTCTTTAAACGGTGTTTCCTTATCCCTGGATCGCTTCCTTGACTATCTGGTTAGCCACCGGGAGGAGGTTGAGCTTTATCTATCTTATGGGGCCACCCGGGGAGAGGCATTAAGACGTCCTTGGCAGATGGCCGTAAGGACCGGTCTTATTCCTATCGTCAACGCCATGTCGGTGGCCGGGGTGGTCTCCCTTCCGGGAATGATGACCGGCCAAATCTTGGCCGGTGCCGACCCTCTTCAGGCTGTAGCCTACCAGATTCTGGTGATGTTCATGCTAGCCGCCGCCTATGCTCTGGGGACAACCCTGGTCACTTTCTGGGCCGGCCGTCACCTGATCGACTCTGAAGTCAGACTTTGCCTGGAAAAACTGGTCAAGAAGAGATAA
- a CDS encoding ABC transporter ATP-binding protein, which translates to MTVILPEATLVVLTGPSGSGKTSLLRQMVGLIPAKGARRFLEGREYLPSDISRFRAEVLLLSCGAAMIAGTIWDNLTFVFGLKNRGDRCFDESRARELMEYLGLGYLRWSQRVRDLSLGERHRLALVRALLWDPKVLLADEPFTGLDPESYTRAFKLLSRQARRPGRASLCVIHEPVPKGVDILFRLESGGLKRIF; encoded by the coding sequence GTGACAGTCATTCTGCCTGAGGCCACCCTGGTAGTCCTCACCGGTCCTTCTGGCTCGGGAAAGACTTCTCTCTTGCGACAAATGGTTGGTCTAATACCAGCCAAGGGGGCAAGGAGATTTCTTGAGGGGAGAGAATATCTTCCGTCGGATATTTCCCGCTTTCGGGCCGAGGTGCTTCTACTCTCTTGTGGGGCAGCAATGATTGCCGGCACAATTTGGGATAACTTAACCTTTGTTTTTGGTCTTAAAAATCGAGGAGATCGCTGTTTTGATGAATCAAGGGCCCGGGAGCTTATGGAATATTTGGGCCTGGGATATCTTCGCTGGTCTCAAAGGGTGAGAGATCTTTCTTTAGGCGAACGCCACCGTTTGGCCCTGGTTAGGGCCCTTCTCTGGGATCCGAAGGTGCTTTTAGCCGATGAGCCGTTTACAGGACTTGACCCTGAAAGTTACACTCGAGCCTTTAAACTCCTCTCTCGACAGGCCAGACGCCCTGGAAGGGCCAGCCTTTGTGTTATCCACGAACCTGTGCCTAAAGGAGTGGACATCCTTTTCCGGTTAGAGAGTGGTGGCCTGAAGAGGATATTTTAA